The genomic region TATTACAGACCTAAATATTGCTTCAAATGAAAAAGATATTGCAAAAAGAAAATATCTAAATGAATTAAAAAACTATTGGATTCAATATTATTATATGCGAAAATTGACATTATATGATTTTGAAAATAATAAAAATCTTATTGAATTATACAATTTCCAAAACCTGTAATATTGTCTGATGTATTAAAACTCAGAATTACAATATTAGGAAACAAAATTCTTATAATTCTGGCTATTTTATAATAACCTATCACGCCCATTCCAACTTTTTATCATCAAGATATTTTATTTTGTTGTTATCTAATAGCCATTGGATTACTTTAATAACTTTTTCTTCTTTTAATGTAATAGTTTGCATTATTTCGTCAATAGTGTAAGAATTATTTCTTAACAATTCTTTTAGTTTTTTAAGAATTAAATCAAATTCATATTTACTAAGACCTAATTCATTTCTTTTTAGACAAATATCACATTGCCCGCATCTGTTTGGATTTTTATCACCAAAATATGACAATAAAATCTGACTTCTGCATTTAGCTGTTGATGAAGCATAATTTATTACATTCTCGATTTTTTCAATAAAATTTTCTTTTCTAAATTTATAATTTTCCTGAGATATTAATAGAGATTTTTCATCAAGCCTTTCTTCTGTATAAATAATTAACGGAGTTCTTTTTCGTGGTATATACCTGATAATCTTTGAGTTATTAAGCTTTTGAAGATATTTAATAATTGTATCAACCGGTATTTTTGATTTTAAGGCTAAGCTATTTTCGTCTATTGGAACATATTCATTAAAAACTCCGGTATATGACCTTAACAGTAGTTTAATAAAATTATCAACATTTATATTTGCAACCTGATATTTATATAATTCGTGCTTGTCAACTAAAAAATGTATTTTTGAAGGATTGTTAATTTCTTCAGTAACTTCAATATAACCTTCTTTTTGTAATATTTTTAAGCTGCTGTAAACTTTTAAAATTTCAAGTTTGTATGTTGAGGCAAAATCAGCAATTTTAAAATCATAAACATTATTTTTTCCGGCACCTATCGCAATATTATAATAATTACCAAGTGCCTGATAAACTCTTTTTATAATTTTTATTTCAGGGAAATTTGTATCTACTCGTTTTTCTAATTTTATTCTATCTGATTTATGATACAATAACACCGCATATGCTTTTTTCTCATCCCTGCCGCCTCTGCCTGCCTCCTGAAAATATGCTTCGATAGAATCAGGTAAATCCATGTGTATAACAAAACGAACATCGCTTTTGTCTATTCCCATACCAAAAGCATTTGTCGAAACTATTACCCTTGTTTTACCCTTTTTCCAATTATTCTGTCTTATATCTTTTGTTTCATTTTTTAATCCTGCATGATAGTAATCCGAAGATATTTTATTCTTTCTTAATAAGTCTGATATTTCTCTGGTTTTTTTTCTGTTTCTTACATAAACTATTCCGGTACCTCTAACATTATTAATTATTTTTAAAAGATACTTTTCCTTATCATCAGTTTCTTTAACTACATAAACCAGATTTTTTCTTTCAAAACTTTTTTGAAAAACATTTTTTTTCTTAAACCCTAATTTATCCTGAATATCATC from Bacteroidales bacterium harbors:
- a CDS encoding RecQ family ATP-dependent DNA helicase, translating into MDIYQQILTKYWGYPKFRAMQDDIIKSIAAGHDTLGLLPTGGGKSITFQVPVLARDGICIVITPLIALMKDQVENLKKRDIKAIAIYSGLTSYEINMFYDNCIFGNVKFLYISPERIGTELFRIKVQEMNVNLIAIDEAHCISQWGYDFRPSYLKIVNLKELLPDIPVLALTATATPEVVDDIQDKLGFKKKNVFQKSFERKNLVYVVKETDDKEKYLLKIINNVRGTGIVYVRNRKKTREISDLLRKNKISSDYYHAGLKNETKDIRQNNWKKGKTRVIVSTNAFGMGIDKSDVRFVIHMDLPDSIEAYFQEAGRGGRDEKKAYAVLLYHKSDRIKLEKRVDTNFPEIKIIKRVYQALGNYYNIAIGAGKNNVYDFKIADFASTYKLEILKVYSSLKILQKEGYIEVTEEINNPSKIHFLVDKHELYKYQVANINVDNFIKLLLRSYTGVFNEYVPIDENSLALKSKIPVDTIIKYLQKLNNSKIIRYIPRKRTPLIIYTEERLDEKSLLISQENYKFRKENFIEKIENVINYASSTAKCRSQILLSYFGDKNPNRCGQCDICLKRNELGLSKYEFDLILKKLKELLRNNSYTIDEIMQTITLKEEKVIKVIQWLLDNNKIKYLDDKKLEWA